Proteins from a single region of Runella sp. SP2:
- the gmk gene encoding guanylate kinase — protein MEGKLIIFSAPSGSGKTTIVRHLLAKYNNLGFSISACTRDRRGRNEVDGKDYYFLTPDDFKKRIDNNEFVEWEEVYPGGYYGTLKSEIERLWASGKHVVFDVDVKGGLKLKEYFQERALAIFVKAPSEEAIKERLMSRGTETEDSLSKRLFKVKFEMSFQDKFDVILVNDDLEAALAKAEELVEDFTK, from the coding sequence TTGGAAGGAAAACTCATCATCTTCTCCGCCCCGTCTGGTTCTGGTAAAACCACTATCGTTAGACACCTTCTTGCTAAGTACAACAACTTAGGCTTTTCTATTTCGGCCTGCACCCGCGACCGCCGTGGCCGCAACGAAGTGGATGGCAAAGATTATTACTTCCTTACGCCCGACGATTTTAAGAAAAGAATTGACAACAACGAGTTTGTTGAATGGGAAGAAGTATATCCTGGAGGCTACTACGGTACGTTAAAATCAGAAATTGAACGCTTGTGGGCCAGCGGCAAACACGTCGTTTTTGACGTTGACGTAAAAGGTGGGCTCAAACTAAAAGAGTATTTTCAAGAACGGGCATTGGCCATCTTTGTAAAAGCTCCCAGCGAAGAAGCAATCAAAGAACGCCTCATGTCACGCGGGACAGAAACCGAAGACAGTTTGTCTAAACGACTCTTCAAAGTAAAATTTGAAATGTCATTCCAAGATAAATTTGACGTTATTCTAGTCAATGATGATTTAGAAGCTGCGCTTGCCAAAGCCGAAGAATTGGTCGAAGACTTTACAAAATAA
- a CDS encoding tagaturonate reductase — MSHLSINELSRLRQHPNLVVPEASIFDLPEKVLQFGTGVLLRGLPDYLIDKANRQGVFNGRIVVVKSTDSGDSAAFDEQDGLYTLCVRGIENNELLEENIICSAISRVLSAKSQWETILACAKNPELQIILSNTTEVGIQLVQDDISDTPPTSFPGKLLAFLYARFKAFGGSQESGLVIVPTELIPDNGTKLESIVIELAHRNGLESAFFDWLENANHFCNSLVDRIVPGKPDADTCQALYEEFGYEDKLLTLSEVFRLWAIEGDEHVKQVLSFATTDDGIFIEPDINLFRELKLRLLNGTHTLSCGLAYLAGFDTVISAMQDEVMASFIGNLMLAELGLAIPYPMDDKRPQRFGMQVIDRFRNPHLNHQWLSITLNYTSKMKMRNVATLLRYYEIFDCVPQYISLGFAAYLYFMKPVAKEGFVYFGERNGIPYPIQDEKAEYFYQKWQQYDTAELVEKVLQDKTLWDTDLSLLPGFTQSIIDNLENMLENGVKQSLESFFLRHPSQVAETNEIL, encoded by the coding sequence ATGAGCCATCTATCTATAAACGAACTATCGCGCCTACGCCAGCACCCAAATTTGGTCGTACCTGAGGCGTCTATATTTGACCTTCCCGAAAAAGTATTACAATTTGGGACGGGGGTATTGCTGCGAGGCTTACCTGATTATTTGATTGACAAAGCCAATCGCCAAGGCGTATTCAATGGCCGTATTGTGGTTGTAAAATCGACTGACTCGGGCGATTCGGCGGCTTTCGACGAGCAAGATGGTTTATATACACTTTGTGTTCGCGGGATTGAAAACAATGAACTCCTCGAAGAAAACATCATCTGCTCGGCCATCAGTCGCGTGTTGTCAGCCAAGTCGCAGTGGGAAACTATTCTTGCGTGTGCCAAAAACCCTGAGCTGCAAATTATTCTTTCCAATACCACCGAGGTAGGTATTCAGTTGGTTCAAGACGACATTTCGGACACACCTCCTACGTCGTTCCCTGGTAAATTGTTGGCCTTTCTTTACGCTCGTTTCAAAGCGTTTGGAGGAAGCCAAGAATCAGGTTTGGTCATTGTTCCAACCGAATTGATTCCTGATAATGGCACCAAATTGGAGTCGATAGTGATTGAACTCGCCCACCGTAACGGTCTAGAATCTGCTTTCTTCGACTGGCTCGAAAACGCCAATCATTTCTGCAATTCACTCGTTGACCGTATTGTGCCTGGCAAGCCCGATGCCGATACATGCCAAGCGTTGTACGAAGAGTTCGGTTATGAAGACAAACTCTTGACTCTGAGCGAAGTATTTCGCTTGTGGGCGATTGAAGGAGACGAACACGTCAAACAAGTACTCTCATTTGCCACAACCGACGACGGTATTTTTATTGAACCCGATATTAATTTGTTCCGTGAACTCAAGCTTCGCTTGCTCAACGGCACGCATACGCTTAGCTGCGGTTTGGCATACCTTGCAGGTTTTGACACGGTTATCAGTGCCATGCAAGACGAGGTTATGGCTTCCTTCATCGGCAATTTAATGCTGGCCGAATTGGGCTTGGCCATTCCGTACCCAATGGACGACAAACGCCCACAACGGTTTGGGATGCAAGTCATTGACCGTTTCCGCAACCCTCACCTCAATCACCAGTGGCTTAGCATCACGCTCAATTACACCTCCAAAATGAAAATGCGGAACGTAGCTACGTTGTTACGCTACTACGAAATCTTCGACTGCGTTCCTCAATATATCTCTTTAGGATTTGCCGCTTACTTGTATTTTATGAAACCCGTTGCCAAAGAAGGTTTTGTGTATTTTGGCGAACGTAATGGCATTCCTTATCCCATTCAAGACGAAAAAGCCGAGTATTTTTATCAAAAATGGCAACAATACGATACCGCAGAGCTAGTTGAAAAAGTGCTGCAAGACAAAACACTTTGGGACACGGACTTGTCGCTTTTACCTGGCTTTACGCAAAGTATCATAGATAACTTGGAAAATATGCTCGAAAATGGGGTAAAACAATCCCTCGAAAGCTTTTTTCTAAGACACCCCTCTCAGGTAGCCGAAACGAACGAGATTCTCTAA
- a CDS encoding sigma-70 family RNA polymerase sigma factor has translation MSVIMSEEIEEIPLAASETSYSDTERNDIFNREFMPHINSMYNFAFRLTMDEDDANDLVQDTYLKAFRFISSFERGTNAKAWLFRILKNSFINDYRKRSKEPSKVDYQEVETTYNSEEAAEVDHTTDLRVETVQDMIGDEVATALNSLPVDFRTVIILCDIEGFTYEEMAKILDIPIGTVRSRLHRARNLLKDKLRTYAASMGYDTDED, from the coding sequence ATGTCAGTCATTATGTCAGAAGAAATCGAAGAAATACCTTTAGCCGCCTCCGAAACGTCGTATAGCGACACCGAGCGCAACGACATCTTCAACCGCGAGTTTATGCCCCACATAAACTCCATGTACAACTTTGCCTTTAGGCTAACCATGGACGAGGACGATGCCAACGACCTTGTCCAAGATACCTATTTAAAAGCTTTCCGTTTTATTTCTTCTTTCGAGCGGGGAACTAATGCCAAAGCGTGGTTGTTCAGAATCCTGAAAAACAGTTTCATTAATGACTACCGTAAGCGTAGTAAGGAACCTTCTAAAGTCGATTACCAAGAAGTAGAAACAACCTACAACTCGGAAGAGGCCGCTGAAGTTGACCATACAACCGACTTGCGCGTCGAGACTGTCCAAGACATGATTGGCGACGAAGTGGCTACGGCCCTCAATTCGTTGCCTGTCGATTTTCGTACGGTTATTATCCTTTGTGACATCGAAGGGTTTACGTACGAAGAGATGGCTAAGATTCTGGATATACCGATTGGTACAGTTCGTTCTCGTCTGCACCGTGCTCGGAATCTCCTCAAAGACAAACTCAGAACGTATGCCGCTTCAATGGGCTACGATACTGACGAAGATTAG
- a CDS encoding radical SAM protein → MQKVLLLTPPFTQLNTPYPATAYIKGFLNTLGVVSHQADLGIEVILKLFSAQGLTQLFDALEKAEHDIELTENAFRIYHLRDEYVATIEPVISFLQNKNPTLAHSICDRAYLPEASRFKDVEDLDWAFGTMGTQDKARHLATLYLEDLGDFLQEAIDPHFGFSRYAERLGRTATHFDELLAELQKPNTLITVFLHELLKQKMVAFQPTVVCLSVPFPGNLFGALKCGQYLKKHYPDVKIVMGGGFCNTELRSLSDPRVFDYLDFVCLDDGEAPLRTLLEYLDEKRPLSSLKRTFARTDNQVVYHNGASEKDVAQRDTGTPDYSDLFLLDYLSVIEIVNPMHRLWSDGRWNKLTLAHGCYWGKCSFCDISLDYIKNYEPLTAALICDRIEEIIAKTQQNGFHFVDEAAPPALLRDVAIEIIRRKLTVVWWTNIRFEKNFTHDLSLLLKASGCIAMSGGLEVASDRLLAMMKKGVTVGQVARVADGFTQAGIMVHAYLMYGFPTQTAQETIDSLEMVRQLFENGVLQSGFWHRFAMTSHSPVGLAPDAFDVQRIGPSFGGFADNDLYHDDPKGANHDLYSEGLRKSLFNYMHGVGFDIPLSKWFDSKVPTTTIPPNYIQRQITQSEDSVRKNAFVVWLGKLPNVEYFEVKQGKKVIELAEFHFYDKKHDWSIQLPAQQAHFLEELFPRIALHLFEQPLAYQQLQTEFEAAHLGSFSTFSKTPTWKKLRENGLLIL, encoded by the coding sequence TTGCAAAAGGTTTTACTACTCACTCCGCCTTTCACTCAGCTGAATACCCCCTATCCTGCTACGGCCTATATCAAGGGGTTTCTGAACACGCTGGGCGTTGTTTCTCACCAAGCAGATTTGGGGATTGAAGTCATATTGAAACTATTTTCGGCCCAAGGACTTACCCAACTCTTCGATGCCCTCGAAAAAGCCGAGCATGACATAGAACTTACCGAAAACGCGTTTCGTATCTATCACCTTCGCGACGAATACGTCGCGACCATCGAGCCCGTTATTTCTTTTCTACAAAATAAAAATCCAACCCTCGCCCATAGCATCTGCGACCGCGCTTATTTGCCCGAAGCCTCCCGCTTCAAAGATGTGGAAGACCTCGATTGGGCGTTTGGGACCATGGGTACGCAGGATAAAGCCCGTCACCTAGCTACCCTTTATTTGGAAGACTTGGGCGATTTTCTGCAAGAGGCCATCGACCCTCATTTTGGCTTTAGCCGCTACGCCGAACGCTTAGGACGCACTGCTACGCATTTTGACGAACTCTTGGCCGAACTTCAAAAGCCCAATACGCTTATTACGGTTTTTCTCCATGAGTTGTTGAAACAAAAAATGGTGGCGTTCCAGCCTACCGTTGTTTGTTTGAGTGTTCCTTTTCCAGGCAATTTGTTTGGGGCACTAAAATGCGGTCAGTACCTCAAAAAACACTATCCTGACGTAAAAATCGTGATGGGAGGTGGCTTTTGTAACACCGAACTACGCTCACTTTCTGACCCGCGCGTATTTGATTACCTTGACTTTGTATGCCTCGACGACGGCGAGGCTCCTCTGCGCACACTGCTCGAATACCTAGACGAAAAACGGCCTTTGTCTTCGCTCAAGCGCACGTTTGCCCGTACCGATAATCAAGTCGTTTATCACAACGGTGCTTCAGAAAAAGACGTAGCGCAACGAGACACTGGGACGCCCGATTATTCCGACTTATTTTTACTGGACTACCTTTCGGTTATCGAAATTGTCAATCCAATGCACCGCCTTTGGAGCGATGGGCGCTGGAACAAACTGACCCTTGCCCACGGCTGCTACTGGGGTAAATGTTCTTTCTGTGACATTTCACTGGATTATATCAAAAATTACGAGCCTCTCACGGCCGCGCTGATTTGCGACCGAATCGAAGAGATTATTGCCAAAACCCAACAAAATGGTTTTCATTTTGTGGACGAGGCCGCGCCGCCCGCTTTGCTTCGCGACGTAGCCATTGAAATCATCCGCCGCAAGCTAACCGTCGTTTGGTGGACCAACATTCGTTTTGAAAAAAACTTCACCCACGATTTATCTTTATTACTCAAAGCTTCGGGCTGCATTGCCATGTCGGGTGGGCTAGAAGTGGCTTCTGACCGCTTACTGGCAATGATGAAAAAAGGGGTAACTGTAGGACAAGTAGCTCGCGTAGCCGATGGGTTTACCCAAGCAGGCATCATGGTTCACGCCTATTTGATGTACGGATTTCCGACACAAACGGCCCAAGAAACCATTGATTCGCTCGAAATGGTGCGGCAATTATTTGAAAATGGCGTTCTCCAATCAGGCTTTTGGCACCGTTTTGCCATGACTTCCCACAGCCCCGTGGGTTTGGCACCTGATGCTTTCGACGTGCAGCGCATTGGGCCTAGCTTTGGAGGTTTTGCCGACAATGATTTGTACCACGACGACCCCAAAGGCGCCAACCACGACTTGTACAGCGAGGGGCTTCGTAAGTCATTGTTTAACTACATGCACGGAGTAGGTTTTGATATTCCTCTTTCAAAATGGTTTGATTCAAAAGTACCTACGACGACGATTCCGCCGAATTACATTCAGCGACAAATTACCCAAAGCGAAGATAGTGTTCGTAAAAATGCCTTTGTGGTTTGGCTTGGGAAGCTTCCTAACGTGGAGTATTTTGAGGTAAAGCAAGGGAAAAAAGTCATCGAACTAGCCGAATTTCATTTTTACGATAAAAAACACGATTGGAGCATTCAACTTCCTGCCCAGCAAGCGCATTTTTTGGAAGAATTATTCCCTAGAATCGCACTTCACCTTTTTGAACAACCACTGGCTTACCAACAATTACAAACGGAGTTTGAAGCGGCTCATTTGGGAAGTTTTTCGACATTTTCAAAGACACCGACTTGGAAAAAACTTCGTGAAAATGGGCTGTTAATTCTATAG
- a CDS encoding glycoside hydrolase family 88 protein, whose amino-acid sequence MKRVLLHLFVGILVAYTATAQKAPYSVRMAESFMTWHKDSIAVKENKPASWDYEQGLMCKAIEKVWNRTGNGKYFEYVRRDMDRYVQKDGSIRTYKYEDFNLDNIPTGRALLTLYQQTQPDKDKYRKAADLLWKQIENQPQTKEGGFWHKKRYPYQMWLDGLFMAEPFAAEYSLIFNHPEHFDHIAKQFALIEKYAVDEKTGLIYHAYDESKEQKWADPKTGRSPHFWSRAIGWYAMALVDVLDYFPANHPERANLIKYLQRLAPALVKYQDAKSGVWYQMTTQGTRKGNYFEASASCMFVYALAKGVRMGYLPASYLASAKKGYAGILKEFVEEEANGTISLNKTVSVGGLGGSPYRDGTYEYYLSEPIRKNDLKGVGPFIFASVEMEIAAENSLGKGKVVATDYYFNREFRKDHNGNQEQFHYTWEDRQHSGFWLWGTIFRDLGAKTTSITAAPTAANLKGVNVYIIVDPDTKKETAAPNFVQDADIKAISAWVKAGGTLVLMSNDTSNCEHPHFNRLAKEFGLQFLPKNVNMVQGQQWEQGRVDIPADNAVFKNTRVVYIKELSPLEVKAPAQALVTQKGDVIMAVSKVGKGTVFAVGDPWLYNEYTDGRRIPMTYENFSAAKDLATWLLTTKK is encoded by the coding sequence ATGAAACGCGTTCTTCTACATCTCTTCGTAGGTATATTGGTGGCCTACACAGCTACGGCCCAAAAAGCGCCCTATTCGGTACGCATGGCTGAGTCGTTTATGACTTGGCACAAAGACTCTATCGCGGTCAAAGAAAACAAACCTGCCAGTTGGGATTATGAGCAGGGCTTGATGTGCAAAGCCATTGAAAAAGTATGGAATCGGACAGGAAATGGCAAATACTTTGAATACGTGCGCCGTGATATGGACCGCTATGTTCAAAAAGATGGCAGCATTCGTACGTATAAATACGAAGATTTTAACCTTGATAATATTCCTACGGGTCGTGCCTTGTTGACTTTGTACCAACAAACCCAACCCGACAAAGACAAGTACCGCAAAGCCGCCGATTTGCTTTGGAAACAGATTGAGAACCAACCCCAAACCAAAGAAGGTGGTTTTTGGCACAAAAAACGTTATCCTTACCAAATGTGGCTCGATGGGCTGTTTATGGCCGAACCTTTTGCCGCCGAGTACAGCCTTATTTTTAACCATCCTGAGCATTTCGACCACATTGCCAAGCAGTTTGCCCTCATCGAAAAATACGCCGTTGACGAAAAAACGGGCTTGATTTACCACGCATACGACGAAAGTAAAGAGCAAAAATGGGCCGACCCAAAAACGGGACGCTCGCCTCACTTTTGGAGCAGAGCGATTGGCTGGTACGCCATGGCATTGGTGGATGTCTTAGATTACTTCCCTGCCAACCACCCTGAACGCGCCAATCTTATCAAATACCTTCAACGCCTTGCGCCTGCTTTGGTAAAATACCAAGATGCCAAGTCGGGCGTGTGGTATCAAATGACCACCCAAGGAACGCGCAAGGGAAACTACTTTGAAGCATCGGCTTCCTGTATGTTTGTGTATGCCCTCGCCAAAGGCGTACGGATGGGGTATTTGCCAGCTTCTTACCTTGCTTCGGCCAAAAAAGGATACGCGGGAATCTTGAAAGAGTTTGTGGAAGAAGAAGCCAACGGCACCATTAGCCTTAACAAAACAGTGAGCGTCGGCGGCCTTGGTGGTTCTCCCTACCGCGACGGTACTTACGAATATTATTTGAGTGAGCCAATCCGCAAAAATGACCTCAAAGGCGTTGGGCCGTTTATTTTTGCCAGTGTAGAAATGGAAATTGCCGCAGAAAACAGCCTTGGGAAAGGCAAAGTGGTGGCAACGGATTATTATTTTAACCGTGAATTTAGAAAAGACCACAACGGCAACCAAGAACAATTCCACTATACTTGGGAAGACCGCCAACACTCAGGCTTTTGGCTTTGGGGAACTATTTTTCGCGATTTAGGGGCCAAAACCACCAGCATTACAGCCGCCCCAACCGCTGCTAACCTCAAAGGTGTGAATGTCTATATCATCGTTGACCCTGACACCAAGAAAGAAACTGCTGCCCCCAATTTTGTGCAAGATGCCGACATCAAAGCCATTAGCGCTTGGGTAAAAGCAGGAGGAACGCTGGTGCTGATGTCTAATGACACATCCAACTGTGAACACCCTCACTTTAACCGTTTGGCCAAAGAATTCGGACTCCAGTTTTTGCCCAAAAACGTCAACATGGTACAAGGACAACAATGGGAACAAGGACGCGTGGACATTCCAGCGGACAACGCTGTATTTAAGAATACGCGCGTAGTCTATATCAAAGAGTTATCTCCGTTGGAAGTAAAAGCCCCTGCTCAAGCACTTGTCACGCAAAAAGGCGACGTTATCATGGCCGTATCGAAAGTTGGCAAAGGCACAGTTTTTGCCGTGGGTGACCCTTGGCTTTACAACGAATATACCGACGGTCGTCGCATTCCGATGACCTACGAAAACTTTTCAGCCGCCAAAGATTTGGCAACTTGGCTGTTGACCACAAAAAAATAA
- the mreC gene encoding rod shape-determining protein MreC: MLQLFEFIGRNRNFILFVLLEVFSFWLLVNNNNYWSVEYFNTANTLSAKSLELSNAAREYTNLRDVNAALAEENRRLNELITKLQQQKPTNAPVGYQADSAFANRYKFVTIAKVIENSTHRADNYLTIDKGYADGIKEGMGVVSATGVVGKVKICNKNFSVITSILHSQFMVSTKLLRSGDQGTAKWENNTTPSIIQLKDISRYTTIMKGDTAVTSDQNVVFPPGIAVGIVKSFRVAPDQAFFDIDLKLSTDFSKISYVYLVENKLLEQQQSLQESLTPKRK, encoded by the coding sequence ATGCTCCAACTATTTGAGTTTATTGGGCGTAACCGCAATTTTATCCTCTTTGTTTTGTTAGAGGTGTTTAGCTTTTGGTTGCTTGTCAATAACAACAATTATTGGAGCGTAGAGTACTTTAATACAGCGAATACCCTGAGTGCCAAAAGCCTTGAATTGTCTAACGCAGCGCGTGAATACACCAACTTACGGGATGTAAACGCGGCTTTAGCCGAAGAAAACCGTCGTCTCAACGAGCTAATTACCAAGCTTCAACAGCAAAAGCCTACCAATGCACCCGTAGGCTATCAAGCTGACTCTGCTTTTGCCAATCGGTATAAATTTGTAACGATTGCCAAAGTGATTGAAAATAGTACGCACCGAGCTGACAATTACTTGACCATCGACAAAGGCTACGCCGACGGCATCAAAGAAGGCATGGGTGTGGTATCGGCAACAGGCGTAGTGGGTAAGGTCAAAATTTGCAACAAAAACTTCTCGGTCATTACGTCCATTCTGCACTCGCAGTTTATGGTTTCTACCAAATTGCTCCGCAGTGGCGACCAAGGAACGGCCAAGTGGGAAAATAATACCACCCCTTCCATCATTCAGTTGAAGGATATTTCTCGTTACACCACCATCATGAAGGGGGATACCGCCGTAACTTCTGACCAAAACGTCGTTTTTCCACCTGGAATCGCCGTTGGGATTGTAAAGTCGTTTCGTGTAGCGCCTGACCAAGCATTTTTTGACATCGACCTCAAACTTTCTACCGACTTTTCGAAGATTTCGTACGTGTATTTGGTAGAAAACAAATTATTGGAACAACAACAGTCGCTTCAAGAAAGCCTCACTCCAAAACGCAAATGA
- a CDS encoding cupin domain-containing protein translates to MNSSIHPAFEKALVADSDIPWEKVDDKIQRKIMSYSNELMLVKVAFLQGGIGTMHKHPHLQISYVASGAFEVTIGDESRLLQAGDVYFVPSNVLHGAVCHEEGVLIDVFNPLREDFL, encoded by the coding sequence TTGAATTCATCAATTCACCCTGCCTTCGAAAAAGCCTTGGTCGCTGACAGCGACATTCCTTGGGAAAAAGTGGATGATAAAATCCAACGCAAGATTATGTCCTACTCCAACGAATTGATGTTGGTCAAAGTAGCCTTTTTACAAGGAGGAATAGGTACTATGCACAAGCATCCTCATTTACAAATTAGCTACGTCGCCAGCGGAGCGTTTGAGGTGACGATTGGAGACGAAAGTCGTTTACTCCAAGCGGGAGATGTCTATTTTGTACCTTCCAACGTATTGCATGGCGCCGTGTGTCACGAAGAAGGTGTACTCATTGATGTTTTTAACCCCCTCCGCGAAGATTTTCTGTAG
- a CDS encoding AEC family transporter, producing the protein MNQTNSVFLITLGIATMGFLIKKFDFVTEKDGKSISKFLMHTTFPALMIVSTIRIDFKPALFFSPLLCIALGSIMTLIGWFWFSGYPDRLRGMLTMACGGLNVGLFAFPIIEGIWGREGLVYVAMFDIGNTIITFGLVYSVGSYFAVKEEGASVEFKKVLRKVLQLPPLQAMFIGLTINALDIELPTVAYDFLDVLAKANKPLVLLLMGIYMSFALEKSQVWAVVKVLAIRYGCGLLAVVLLYTFVPEPSMFRNVLIVCVILPIGMTILPFADELNYDSRIAGVLVNVSLIISFLLMWGLVVGLNLA; encoded by the coding sequence ATGAATCAGACCAACAGCGTTTTTCTCATTACCCTCGGCATCGCCACGATGGGTTTTTTGATTAAAAAATTTGATTTTGTCACCGAAAAAGACGGAAAATCAATTTCTAAATTTCTGATGCACACGACGTTCCCTGCGTTGATGATTGTCAGTACGATTCGCATAGATTTTAAACCCGCTTTGTTTTTTAGCCCTTTGCTGTGCATTGCTTTGGGGTCGATAATGACGCTTATTGGCTGGTTTTGGTTTTCGGGCTATCCCGACCGCCTGAGAGGAATGCTGACCATGGCCTGCGGGGGGCTCAATGTGGGCTTGTTTGCGTTTCCCATTATTGAGGGAATTTGGGGCAGAGAAGGGTTGGTTTACGTCGCGATGTTCGACATTGGTAATACCATCATTACCTTCGGATTGGTCTATTCGGTGGGGAGTTATTTTGCGGTCAAAGAAGAAGGCGCTTCCGTAGAATTTAAAAAAGTGCTGCGAAAAGTACTCCAACTCCCTCCGCTGCAAGCCATGTTTATTGGCCTAACGATCAACGCCCTCGACATCGAACTTCCGACCGTTGCCTACGATTTTTTGGACGTACTGGCCAAAGCCAATAAACCATTGGTGCTTTTGCTGATGGGGATTTACATGAGTTTTGCCCTCGAAAAGAGCCAAGTGTGGGCAGTAGTAAAGGTTCTGGCTATTCGGTATGGCTGTGGGCTATTGGCGGTGGTGTTGCTTTACACGTTTGTTCCTGAGCCTTCCATGTTTCGCAATGTGCTGATTGTCTGTGTAATTCTACCCATTGGAATGACGATTCTTCCCTTTGCGGACGAACTCAATTATGATTCCCGAATCGCGGGAGTTTTGGTAAATGTGTCTTTGATTATTAGTTTTCTATTGATGTGGGGGCTTGTAGTGGGACTGAATTTAGCCTAG
- a CDS encoding rod shape-determining protein: MALFDFLTSEIAIDLGTANTLIIHKDKIVVDEPSIIALDKNNGKVLAIGHKAMQMHEKTNENIKTIRPLKDGVIADFTAAELMIRGMIKMIAPNNRFFTPSHRMVICIPSGITEVEKRAVKDSAEHAGAKEVYMVHEPIAASIGIGIDITQPNGTMIVDIGGGTTEIAVIALSGIVCEQSIRIAGDVFTKDIVDYMRREHNLLIGERSAEQIKIEVGSALPELDSPPADFEIRGRDLMTGIPKEIKVTYSEIAYALDKSISKIEEAVMKALEISPPELSADIYTNGIHLTGGGALLHGLDKRLAAKTKLPIHVADDPLKAVVKGTGEILKNLELYKSVLIQ; encoded by the coding sequence ATGGCATTATTTGATTTTTTAACGAGCGAGATTGCAATTGACTTAGGAACGGCTAACACCCTTATTATCCATAAAGATAAAATTGTGGTGGACGAGCCTTCTATCATTGCTTTGGACAAGAACAACGGGAAGGTGCTGGCGATTGGTCACAAAGCGATGCAGATGCACGAAAAAACCAACGAAAATATAAAAACCATCCGCCCGTTAAAAGACGGTGTAATTGCCGACTTTACCGCCGCGGAATTGATGATTAGAGGAATGATTAAGATGATTGCTCCTAACAATCGCTTTTTTACCCCTTCGCATCGAATGGTCATTTGTATTCCTTCGGGTATCACCGAAGTAGAAAAACGGGCCGTAAAAGACTCCGCTGAGCACGCAGGTGCCAAAGAAGTATATATGGTGCATGAACCTATTGCCGCTTCTATTGGTATCGGTATCGACATCACCCAACCCAACGGTACCATGATTGTCGATATTGGTGGTGGAACGACCGAAATCGCCGTGATTGCCCTTTCGGGTATCGTGTGCGAGCAATCGATTCGTATTGCGGGCGACGTTTTTACCAAAGACATCGTAGATTACATGCGCCGCGAGCACAACCTTCTCATCGGAGAGCGTTCGGCAGAGCAAATCAAAATCGAAGTAGGTTCGGCCTTGCCAGAATTGGACAGCCCTCCTGCTGACTTCGAGATTCGCGGACGTGACCTCATGACGGGTATTCCAAAAGAAATCAAAGTAACCTACAGCGAAATTGCTTACGCCCTCGACAAGTCGATTTCTAAAATCGAAGAAGCGGTGATGAAAGCCCTCGAAATTTCGCCCCCAGAACTTTCGGCCGATATTTATACCAACGGTATTCACCTCACAGGTGGTGGAGCGTTGCTACACGGTTTGGACAAGCGCCTTGCGGCCAAAACCAAACTCCCTATTCACGTTGCCGACGATCCACTCAAGGCCGTTGTAAAAGGGACAGGCGAAATCCTGAAAAATTTAGAATTGTATAAATCGGTATTGATTCAGTAA